In a single window of the Streptomyces sp. HUAS ZL42 genome:
- a CDS encoding GPR1/FUN34/YaaH family transporter produces the protein MDNDVSAGSGITTVVGRLALGVTLLAFGLGYTDVIDGVTVADAVSIAQYVGGIALFVAGLMALRDRDAAAGTAYVALGAFWFTWAVSADASVSDNAAGLFLLLFGLVALSLTLAGGDQLGQGAYGLFFVSLVLLAIGRFADNDGLAKVGGWFAVAAGAVAWYAATAALAHWPTALPRRAAGRGVTATG, from the coding sequence GTGGACAACGACGTCTCTGCGGGAAGCGGAATCACCACCGTGGTCGGCCGACTTGCCCTGGGTGTCACCCTGTTGGCCTTCGGGCTGGGGTACACCGACGTGATCGACGGCGTGACAGTGGCCGACGCCGTGTCAATCGCCCAGTACGTGGGCGGTATCGCCCTGTTCGTCGCCGGCCTGATGGCGCTCCGCGACCGTGACGCCGCGGCCGGTACGGCGTATGTGGCCCTCGGGGCCTTCTGGTTCACCTGGGCCGTTTCCGCCGACGCGTCGGTCTCCGACAATGCGGCGGGGTTGTTCCTGCTGCTGTTCGGCCTCGTGGCGCTGTCCCTCACGCTCGCGGGTGGCGACCAACTCGGGCAGGGGGCCTACGGGTTGTTCTTCGTCTCCCTGGTGCTTCTCGCCATCGGCCGCTTCGCCGACAACGACGGCCTGGCCAAGGTCGGTGGTTGGTTCGCCGTCGCGGCGGGGGCGGTGGCCTGGTACGCGGCGACCGCCGCGTTGGCCCACTGGCCGACGGCACTTCCCAGGCGCGCTGCCGGCCGAGGTGTGACGGCCACGGGCTGA
- a CDS encoding universal stress protein translates to MAGHEFFEPADRKRPVADPTAADPLAAEETRPTCDPAFKHGVVVGFDGSTSSERALAYAIGMADRSRSGLIIVHVANRLPTTVWAGCEPPVFVDVPDHRTEVLGLELACAEYLAEVPWILVERGGDICHELEEVGREYEADAIVVGSTHGIVGRIFGSVAGRLAKRAKRPVVVIP, encoded by the coding sequence ATGGCCGGTCACGAATTCTTCGAACCCGCGGACCGCAAGCGGCCGGTCGCCGACCCCACGGCGGCCGATCCCCTGGCGGCGGAAGAGACACGCCCCACCTGCGATCCCGCCTTCAAGCACGGCGTCGTCGTCGGCTTCGACGGCTCCACGTCCAGTGAACGTGCCCTCGCGTACGCCATCGGCATGGCCGACCGCTCCCGCTCGGGCCTGATCATCGTGCACGTCGCCAACCGGCTGCCCACCACGGTGTGGGCCGGCTGTGAGCCGCCCGTCTTCGTGGACGTTCCCGACCACCGGACCGAGGTCCTCGGTCTCGAGCTCGCCTGCGCGGAGTACCTCGCCGAGGTGCCGTGGATCCTCGTCGAGCGCGGCGGCGACATCTGCCACGAACTCGAAGAGGTGGGCCGGGAGTACGAGGCCGACGCCATCGTCGTGGGCTCCACGCACGGCATCGTGGGGCGCATCTTCGGCTCCGTCGCGGGACGGCTCGCCAAGCGGGCCAAGCGGCCCGTCGTTGTCATTCCGTAA
- the orn gene encoding oligoribonuclease has translation MNDRMVWIDCEMTGLSLSDDALIEVAALVTDSELNVLGEGVDIVIRPPARALETMPDVVRQMHTASGLLDELAGGTTLVEAEEQVLAYVREHVKEPGKAPLCGNSVGTDRGFLLRDMPTLEDYLHYRIVDVSSIKELARRWYPRAYFNSPEKNGNHRALADIRESIAELRYYRESIFVPQPGPDSETARTIAAKHVLPAQQV, from the coding sequence ATGAACGATCGCATGGTGTGGATCGACTGCGAGATGACCGGCCTCTCGCTGTCCGACGACGCGCTCATCGAGGTGGCCGCCCTCGTCACCGACTCCGAGCTGAACGTGCTCGGCGAGGGCGTGGACATCGTCATCCGCCCGCCGGCCAGGGCCCTGGAAACGATGCCGGACGTGGTGCGCCAGATGCACACCGCCTCCGGCCTGCTCGACGAGCTGGCCGGCGGCACGACGCTGGTCGAGGCCGAGGAGCAGGTCCTCGCCTATGTGCGTGAGCACGTCAAGGAACCCGGCAAGGCACCCCTGTGCGGCAACTCCGTCGGCACGGACCGCGGCTTCCTGCTCCGGGACATGCCGACGCTGGAGGACTACCTCCACTACCGGATCGTGGACGTGTCCAGCATCAAGGAACTGGCCCGGCGCTGGTACCCGCGGGCCTACTTCAACAGCCCCGAGAAGAACGGCAACCACCGCGCCCTCGCCGACATCCGCGAGTCCATCGCGGAGCTGCGCTACTACCGCGAGTCCATCTTCGTACCGCAGCCGGGCCCGGACTCGGAGACCGCGAGGACGATCGCCGCGAAGCACGTACTGCCTGCTCAGCAGGTGTGA
- a CDS encoding helix-turn-helix domain-containing protein, whose translation MSHDSTAAPEAAARKLSGRRRKEIVAVLLFSGGPIFESSIPLSVFGIDRQDAGVPRYRLLVAAGEEGPLRTTGGLELTAPHGLEAISRAGTVVVPAWRSITSPPPEEALDALRRAHEEGARIVGLCTGAFVLAAAGLLDGRPATTHWMYAPTLAKRYPSVHVDPRELFVDDGDVLTSAGTAAGIDLCLHIVRTDHGNEAAGALARRLVVPPRRAGGQERYLDRSLPEEIGADPLAEVVAWALEHLHEQFDVETLAARAYMSRRTFDRRFRSLTGSAPLQWLITQRVLQAQRLLETSDYSVDEVAGRCGFRSPVALRGHFRRQLGSSPAAYRAAYRARRPQGDRPTDGEAPAAPPGGPGALTSSGAQVTLHPESAVPMQTRRTPAASTVGPGPVSPEHAREAYITSRASVPGQRSGA comes from the coding sequence ATGAGCCACGACTCCACTGCCGCGCCGGAAGCCGCGGCCCGGAAGCTTTCCGGGCGACGCCGCAAGGAGATCGTCGCGGTGCTGCTGTTCAGCGGCGGCCCCATCTTCGAGAGTTCCATTCCGCTGTCGGTGTTCGGGATTGACCGCCAGGACGCCGGCGTGCCGCGCTACCGCCTTCTGGTGGCGGCCGGCGAGGAAGGCCCGCTGCGGACCACAGGGGGCCTGGAACTCACCGCGCCACATGGCCTGGAAGCGATCTCGCGAGCCGGCACGGTCGTCGTGCCGGCCTGGCGTTCGATCACTTCTCCGCCACCGGAGGAGGCGCTCGACGCACTGCGCCGGGCGCACGAGGAGGGCGCCCGCATCGTCGGGCTGTGCACGGGCGCCTTCGTTCTGGCGGCGGCGGGTCTGCTGGACGGCCGCCCCGCGACCACACACTGGATGTACGCGCCGACGCTGGCCAAGCGCTACCCGTCGGTGCACGTGGATCCGAGAGAGCTGTTCGTCGACGACGGCGACGTGCTGACGTCCGCCGGTACGGCCGCCGGAATCGACCTCTGTCTCCACATCGTGCGGACGGACCACGGAAACGAGGCGGCGGGCGCGCTGGCCCGGCGACTCGTCGTCCCGCCGCGCCGGGCGGGCGGCCAGGAGCGCTACCTCGACAGGTCTTTACCCGAGGAGATCGGCGCCGACCCGCTCGCCGAGGTCGTCGCCTGGGCGCTGGAGCACCTCCACGAGCAGTTCGACGTGGAGACGCTGGCGGCGCGCGCGTACATGAGCCGGCGTACGTTCGACCGCCGTTTCCGCTCGCTGACGGGAAGCGCGCCGCTGCAGTGGCTGATCACGCAGCGGGTGCTGCAGGCGCAGCGCCTCCTGGAGACGTCGGACTACTCGGTGGACGAGGTGGCGGGCCGGTGCGGATTCCGCTCCCCCGTCGCGCTGCGGGGTCACTTCCGCCGCCAGCTGGGCTCGTCCCCGGCCGCCTACCGGGCCGCGTACCGCGCCCGCCGGCCGCAGGGCGACAGGCCGACGGACGGCGAGGCACCCGCGGCGCCGCCCGGCGGACCCGGTGCGCTGACCTCCTCCGGCGCGCAGGTCACCCTGCACCCGGAGAGCGCGGTCCCGATGCAGACCCGTCGCACACCGGCGGCCAGCACGGTCGGCCCGGGCCCGGTCTCCCCGGAGCACGCCCGCGAGGCATACATCACGAGCCGCGCGAGCGTGCCGGGGCAGCGCAGCGGGGCGTGA